The following DNA comes from Halorhabdus tiamatea SARL4B.
GTCCTCACCGGCGGCCGCGAGCGGGTCGGCGTTCGCATTCCGGATCACGACCTCGCCCGGGACCTCCTCGAACGCACCGGGCCGCTGACGGCGACCAGCGCGAACGTCAGCGGTCGCCCGAGCGTGACCCACCTCACGGAACTGGACCCGGAGATTCGAACGGCTGCGGGCGCGATCCTCGACGGCGGCGAGACGCCCGGGACGGCGAGTACCGTCGTCGACGTGGGTCAGGGGACCATCCACCGTCGCGGCGCGGACGCCGACGCGGTCGCGGCGTGGCTCGACGCCCACTCACAGTAGCGACCGCAGCGACCGCGTCCGGACGCCACACTCCTCGCGGTACTCACAGGACTC
Coding sequences within:
- a CDS encoding L-threonylcarbamoyladenylate synthase, whose product is MSGEDRLAAATAVVEDGGLVVYPTETVYGLGADALDPDAVESVFETKRRDRDDPLSLAVPTVEAALEYVRPSTTEEQFMREFLPGPVTVVLEGAESVPDVLTGGRERVGVRIPDHDLARDLLERTGPLTATSANVSGRPSVTHLTELDPEIRTAAGAILDGGETPGTASTVVDVGQGTIHRRGADADAVAAWLDAHSQ